The DNA region GCTTGCGCTCATCGCCGCGCTCACCGTTGATCCGGAAGCGTCAACGACCGCCAACGGAGGCGCGCCCCCTGCGCAGCGACCGTTGGACCCGCTCGATGGGCTGTTCTTCCTCCACCAAGACGAGGCGAATGAGACGGCGACGCCTCTGAGGCTAGCGCCGCGCGGGCCCGCACCGCTCCCCGGAGCCGCATGGGCCGCTGGCGCGACGCTCGGTGTGCGCTCGGGGGTCGGGCCCGCGCTCGTCCCGACGGCAGGCTTGTTCGTCGACGTCGAGTGGCCGGGCAGGTCCTTTCGGCCTTCGGCAAGGGCGACGCTGATGGGCGCCCTTCCTTCCGAGGCGACACGAGGAGACCGGAGCGCGACGTTCCAATGGCTCGGGGGAAGGTTCGATCTTTGTCCCCTTCGAACGGCCTTCGGACGGTTCGTCGTCACGCCCTGCCTTGCGGTCGAGACCGGCACCCTTCTGGCGACGGCAGGAGCGAACGTCCCCGACGGGCAACGCGAGCGCCGCGCCTGGGTCGCCACGGGCGGCCTTGCGACGGCGACCTTCTACGTCTTGCCACACGCCTTCGTTGGCGCCGAGGCTGGCGCGCTTGCGCTGCTCCTGCGCGAGCGCTTCTACTTCGACCCGACTGTGACCGTCTTCGAGCCGCCGCCCGTCTCAGTGCTCGCCGGCCTGGTCGTGGGAGTGCGGCCATGACCACACCGACCCCGAAGGATCTCTCGAAGGGTGTCGTTCCATTTGTCGATCGATCGGGCAGCCCAGCGGCCATGGAGCCCGGAGGGGATCGTCCCGCGATCCCCGTCAGCGGCCAAAGCAGCAGCAATTCCGTGCGCATCGAGGGACTCGTGCGAGCACAATTCGACTTCGTCTGGCGCACCGCTCGCCGTCTCGGCCTCCCCGACGCGGCGGCCGACGACGCGGCTCAGCAGACGTTCATCGTCGCGTCGCGCCGCATCGACGACATCGAGGCAGGCAAAGAGCGCGCGTTTCTCTACCGAACGCTGACGAACGTGATGGCGGAGCAACGCCGCGCCTACGCGCGAAAGCGCGAAGACCTCAGCGATCAAGAGTACGTCGCGGGGCTCGCCGACCCGCGGCCGAACCCTGAGCAATCGATGGCCGACGCGCAAGCGCGCGAGCTGCTCGACCGCGCGCTCGCGGGCCTCGACGACGACGCACGTCAGGTCTTCGTCCTCTTCGAGCTTGAAGGCATGACGGTGCCGGAGATCGCCTCCGCGCTCGAGATTCCTGGCGGCACCGCGGCGTCGCGCCTGCGGCGCGCCCGCGAGCAGTTCGACAAGAGCGCGAAGCGGCTCCGCGCCGCGCTGGAAGGAGGGCGCTCGTGACCGATCCCAAGCGACTCATCGGCGATGCCAACGAGGATGAGTTCGTCAAGAGCCTCCTCCGCGGCGGCATCAACGATGCGCCTTCGCCGGCCGTGAAGGCGGAGGCGCTCAAGCTAGCGCTCGAGGCCGGCGGCGGCGGCGCGGCAGCAAGCAGCACGGGGGCCTCGGCGACGCTCAAGTGGTGGCTCGTTGGTGGGGTCGGCTTGGCCCTCGTGGGCGCAGCCGTTTGGAGCGCGACCTCGACCTCGACCTCGAACATTACTGGACGGAGTCCCGAAGGGACGGAGTCCAGTCATGTCGACGGGTCCGTCAGGACCCTAGTCACCTCGACCTCGACCTCGACCCCGACCCCGACCTCGACCTCGACCTCGACCTCCCGGACCCCGACCCCGACCCCTAAGCCGGTTGCGAGCGGCGCGCCGGCCGACCTCGCCCAAGAGATCCTCGCCCTCGACAAGGCGCGACAGGCGCTGAAATCGCAGGGACCGGCCGCTGCACTTCTTGAGCTGGGGGCTTACGATCGCGCGTTCCCGCAGGGGACGTTGAGGCAAGAGGCCGATCTGCTTCGCATCGAGGCGCGCGTGGCGAACGGCGACATGACAGAGGCCAGGCGCCTGGGAGACAACTTTCAACGGAAGCACCCAGGGAGCGCCCACGCGCGGCGGGTGCGCTCCCTGCTCGGTGAACGCGACGGGGGCGAGTAGCTTGGTGCGACGCACGGCGCCTTTCACCTTGGCCGCTCTCGTCGCCTGCGGCGGTGACGTTCGTCTCGGCGGAGCACGCCCGGTGGCCGTCGACGCGGCGGGGCTCGGCGACGCGTGGCTCGAAGTCGGTCCGGGCGATGCTGGCGCCTTCGGCAGCGACGCCGGAGCGACCGCCGATGCCGGCTGCAACACGCGTGCAGACTGCAATGGCATCGCCGCCGACGGGTGCGAGACCGACACGAACACGACGGCGGCACACTGCGGCACGTGCGGCCACGACTGCCGCGGCTCGACTTGCGTGGCGGGGCTCTGTCAGCCGGTCGTGCTCGCATCGGGTCAGTCGGGCCCTGCCGAGCTCGCGGTCGAGGGCGCCTTCGTGTTCTTCCTGAACAATGGCGCCGCGGGAACGCCCGGTGACCCGAACCACATTCGGCGCGTATCGAAGGGCGGAGGAGCGCTCGTCAACATCGCCCAGGAGAGCGGTTTCCCGAGAGCCTTCGCCACCGACGGGAGTCACGTCTACTACACGCTCGCGCTTCCGCAGGCGGTCCCCTCAGCCGTTGTGCAGGTACGCCGTCACGCGAGCGACGGGACGCCGGGAAGCGTGATTCCCGCGAGTCGCTTCGACACCTTGATCGGAGGCATCATCCTCGACGCGGCCGACGTCGTCTTCGGCAATGGACCGGAGCTACGGACGGTGCCCAAGACGAGCACGAACTCGCAAGGGACCGTCATCGCGTCAGGCCTCGGCGAGGTGGGCGCCGTGGCAGCCGACGCGAACGCGTTCTTCACGGTAGACATTGCAGGAGG from Myxococcales bacterium includes:
- a CDS encoding sigma-70 family RNA polymerase sigma factor, coding for MEPGGDRPAIPVSGQSSSNSVRIEGLVRAQFDFVWRTARRLGLPDAAADDAAQQTFIVASRRIDDIEAGKERAFLYRTLTNVMAEQRRAYARKREDLSDQEYVAGLADPRPNPEQSMADAQARELLDRALAGLDDDARQVFVLFELEGMTVPEIASALEIPGGTAASRLRRAREQFDKSAKRLRAALEGGRS
- the bamD gene encoding outer membrane protein assembly factor BamD: MTDPKRLIGDANEDEFVKSLLRGGINDAPSPAVKAEALKLALEAGGGGAAASSTGASATLKWWLVGGVGLALVGAAVWSATSTSTSNITGRSPEGTESSHVDGSVRTLVTSTSTSTPTPTSTSTSTSRTPTPTPKPVASGAPADLAQEILALDKARQALKSQGPAAALLELGAYDRAFPQGTLRQEADLLRIEARVANGDMTEARRLGDNFQRKHPGSAHARRVRSLLGERDGGE